The Candidatus Hydrogenedentota bacterium genome contains the following window.
CCTCGTGCGCGTCCAGCGATCCGTCCGCATAGATCACCCGCCAGAGGTCCTCCATCACCCGCAGCCGTTCCTCCGGCGAAAACTGCCGGTTCAACTCGTTGGTGTACTCAAACAGCCCCACACTCTCCGCCCGCGCCTCCTCCGCCTCCGCCAGCAGCTCCTGCACCTCGTCCTGGTCCAGTTCGAAACGGTCCCGCATTATGCCCCCCACGTGCCGCAGTTCCTCCGCGTCCAATTCCCCGTCCGCCGCGGCCGCCTCCAGTAATAGCACGCACAACGCGCGCCGGAGGCGCTTTTCCGGCGTCGCATCCCGCGCTTCGGGACCCGCCGCAAGCCAGTCCAGCCATTTTTTCAGCATCCGTCAACTCCTCGTTCAGGCCAATATACCATGCCCCGGTCGGCATGGTCATCCCAGTCGGTTTTCAGCTAAGGCCTGAGCGGAAAAGACCGGGATGACGTGGCGGGGACATTGTGTATTTCTTTCTCTTGCTCTTGCTCTTGCTCTTTATCTTGTGCTAAACCTGTTTCAGCGGAGTTCACAAACACGCACGTTGACCATGTGAAACTCACGGCGCATCAAAAGAGCATGGCATTTCCTGCAGTTAAAACGCTGTCCAAGATGCCCCGGACACCACCGTCATGCCGGTTGTTCCTTTCGCCCACCCCGCCCATCCCGTCCACCCCGTCCATCCCGCCCCCCTTCATTTTTTGTGTCTTTTGCGCCGTCTGTGGCCATCCCCCCGTTATTCTTTCCCTCTTTGCGTTCTCTGCGCTCTTTGCGGTTTTCCATTTGTCTTTTTTGTCCCATCCGTCCCATCCGTCCCATCCGTCCCATCCGTCCCATCCGTCCAATCCGCCGCCCGCTGGACAGGCGCTCACGCCACCCGATAGACTGAACCTCCAACAACCCAAGGATCCGCATCATGAACGCTTTTTTCCGCCTGTCCCTTTCCTGCGCGGCGCTGCTCGCCGGCTGGGCCTCTTTCGCGGCGCAGCCCCCGGAGAGCCGCACCCCGGTTCCCGCGCTTCCCAAACCGTCCGTGACGCTGCATGTGGCGGCGGACGGCGCGGACGCCAACAGCGGCGCGGCGGACGCGCCTTTCGCCACCCTCGAGCGCGCCCGCGATGAAATCCGCGCGCGACGCGCGGCGGGCGCGCTCGCTTCGGGCGGCGCGGAGGTGGTGGTCCACGGCGGGCTCTATCCCGTGCGCGGCGCATTCACCCTCGGCGCGGAGGACACGGCCACCGAAGCCGCGCCGGTGCTTTACCGGGCGGCCGACGGCGCGGCGCCCGTCTTCAGCGGCGGGGTGCGCCTCTCCGGCTTCACCCCCGTGGCGGACCCGGAAGCGCTGGCGCGCATCCCGGAGGAGGCGCGCGCCCTCGCCGTGCAGTGCGACTTGAAACCCCTGGGCGTGGCGCCCATGCCCCCCCTGGTGCTGGGTGGCGTGGGCAGCGGCAACGGGTTCGTCTCCCATCCCGTGCCGGAGCTTTTCTTCAACGGCGAGGCGCTGCCCATGGCCCGCTACCCCAACGGGGGCATGCTCCGTGTCGCGGATATCGCCGTGCCGGCGGACCACACCATGCACGGCCTGTCCGGCACGAAGACCGGCCGGATTCTCTATGAGGACGAACGCCACGCCCGGTGGGCGGCGGAGCCGGACGCCTTCCTTTACGGCTACTGGTTCTTCGACTGGGCGGACTCCTACGAGCGCGTCGCCGCAATTGACCCGGTGAGGCGGGAAATTACCCTGGCGGAGCCGTGGCACGGCTATGGCTACCGCAAGGGCGCCCGGTATTACGCGGTGAACCTCCTGTGCGAGATGGACGCCCCCGGCGAGTGGTGGCTGGACCGGGCCAACGCCGTGCTCTACCTGTTCCCGCCCTCCGACCCGTCCGCCGCGGACCTGACCCTTTCCCTGCTGCCCGGCCCGCTGCTCCAGATGGACGGCGTCGCGCACACCCGCTTCGAGGGGCTCACCTGGGAACTGGGCGCCATGGACGCCGTGCGGGTCACCAACAGCACCCGCTGCCTATTTGCGGGCTGCACCGTCCGCCACTGCGGCGGCGACGGCGTGGTGGTCCGGGGCGGCGCGGAAATCGGCGTCGTCTCCTGCGACATTTACTCGATGGGGCGCGGCGGTGTCGTCCTCAACGGCGGCGACCGCAAAACCCTCGAACCCTCCGGGCACTTTTTGGAGAACTGCCACATCCACCACCTGTCCCGCCTGGACCACACCTACACCCCGGCGGCGCTGGTCAACGGCGCGGGTACCCGCATCGCCCACAACCTGATGCACCACATCAACAGCAGCGCCATGCGCGTGAACGGCAACAACCACACGGTGGAATACAACGAGGTCCACGACGTGCTGCTCGAGTCGGACGACCAGGGCGGTGCGGACATGTGGGGCGACCCGACCTACCGGGGCAATGCCTACCGGTTCAACTACTGGCACCACATCGGCAACTGGCGGCGGACCGGAGAGGACCTGGACTGCGGCCAGGCGGGCATCCGGCTGGACGACGCCATTTCGGGCGTGCTCATTTACGGCAACATCTTTTACCGGTGCTCCGCGGGGCGGCACGGCTTCGGCGGCGTGCAAATCCACGGCGGCAAGGACAACCTCATCGAGAACAACATCTTCGCGGACTGCGAGCAGGCCGTGAGTTTCAGTCCCTGGGGCGAAAAGCGCTGGAGGGAGTTCACCGCAAAGGCCCTGGAGTCCCCCAACATTGACCCCGCGCTGTATCTGGAACGCTATCCAGACCTGGCGCGGATGGACGAGAACGTGGACGGAAACACCCTGCGCCGCAACATCGTCTGGAAATGCGGCAAGTTCCTGCACCACAACCCGAAAAACACCGCCCTGGAGGACAACATCCTCGACCCGCCGGACACGGTCTTTGCCGGCCCCGGCGCGGGCGACTTCACCCTTTCCCCGGAATCGCCGGAGCCGGCGGCGGCGGGGTTCCAGCCCATCCCCCTGGGCATGATTGGCCTC
Protein-coding sequences here:
- a CDS encoding TerB family tellurite resistance protein, with product MLKKWLDWLAAGPEARDATPEKRLRRALCVLLLEAAAADGELDAEELRHVGGIMRDRFELDQDEVQELLAEAEEARAESVGLFEYTNELNRQFSPEERLRVMEDLWRVIYADGSLDAHE
- a CDS encoding right-handed parallel beta-helix repeat-containing protein, whose amino-acid sequence is MNAFFRLSLSCAALLAGWASFAAQPPESRTPVPALPKPSVTLHVAADGADANSGAADAPFATLERARDEIRARRAAGALASGGAEVVVHGGLYPVRGAFTLGAEDTATEAAPVLYRAADGAAPVFSGGVRLSGFTPVADPEALARIPEEARALAVQCDLKPLGVAPMPPLVLGGVGSGNGFVSHPVPELFFNGEALPMARYPNGGMLRVADIAVPADHTMHGLSGTKTGRILYEDERHARWAAEPDAFLYGYWFFDWADSYERVAAIDPVRREITLAEPWHGYGYRKGARYYAVNLLCEMDAPGEWWLDRANAVLYLFPPSDPSAADLTLSLLPGPLLQMDGVAHTRFEGLTWELGAMDAVRVTNSTRCLFAGCTVRHCGGDGVVVRGGAEIGVVSCDIYSMGRGGVVLNGGDRKTLEPSGHFLENCHIHHLSRLDHTYTPAALVNGAGTRIAHNLMHHINSSAMRVNGNNHTVEYNEVHDVLLESDDQGGADMWGDPTYRGNAYRFNYWHHIGNWRRTGEDLDCGQAGIRLDDAISGVLIYGNIFYRCSAGRHGFGGVQIHGGKDNLIENNIFADCEQAVSFSPWGEKRWREFTAKALESPNIDPALYLERYPDLARMDENVDGNTLRRNIVWKCGKFLHHNPKNTALEDNILDPPDTVFAGPGAGDFTLSPESPEPAAAGFQPIPLGMIGLHADAYRKNVPEGQIRAARSRVN